A single genomic interval of Candidatus Bathyarchaeota archaeon harbors:
- the purB gene encoding adenylosuccinate lyase, which produces MPILPIDTMRYGTKEMREIFEEESKLKRMLDVEAALAWAHAEVGNVPQKDAEIIMKKASTRYVKLKRVKAIESEIKHDVASIVRALAEQCGSSGAYVHLGATSYDIVDTANALLLKDAVKFIEQKLDSLEQILMKKASKFKRTIMIGRTHGQHALPTTLGFKFAVWMRENARNIQRLGQCRERLLVGKMTGAVGTQAGLGRHAMEIQKLVMKKMGIKHADISTQIVQRDRHGEFICLLALIASSLDNIATEIRELQRPEIAELFEAFEYEKQVGSSAMSHKRNPETCETVCGLAKVLRGLVSPSLENVVTWHERDLTQSSAERFVIPEACILVDHMLFLIINVLDNLRVDIERMRRNLKITQGRAMSEAVMTALVKKGMNRQEAHELLRKLTIKSELESRHFKEALAESGKIRKFLTETEISDALNPQKYLGTAIEQVELVIKKTQKRRKARART; this is translated from the coding sequence ATGCCAATTCTCCCTATAGATACGATGCGCTATGGAACCAAAGAAATGAGAGAGATTTTTGAAGAAGAAAGCAAGCTTAAGCGAATGTTAGATGTTGAAGCTGCTCTTGCATGGGCACATGCCGAAGTTGGGAATGTCCCGCAAAAAGACGCAGAAATAATTATGAAGAAAGCATCAACACGATATGTTAAGCTGAAACGGGTCAAAGCTATCGAGAGCGAGATTAAACATGACGTTGCTTCAATTGTCAGGGCATTAGCTGAGCAATGTGGCTCAAGCGGTGCCTATGTTCATCTAGGTGCAACAAGCTATGACATCGTTGACACCGCAAACGCTCTTCTGCTAAAAGACGCTGTGAAGTTTATCGAACAGAAATTGGACAGCTTGGAGCAGATTTTGATGAAAAAAGCCAGCAAGTTTAAGAGAACAATTATGATTGGGAGGACACATGGTCAACACGCCTTACCAACAACTTTAGGCTTTAAATTCGCAGTTTGGATGCGAGAAAACGCTAGAAACATCCAGCGATTGGGGCAATGCCGTGAGCGTTTGCTCGTTGGAAAAATGACGGGTGCCGTGGGAACTCAAGCAGGTTTGGGTCGACATGCCATGGAGATTCAGAAACTTGTGATGAAGAAAATGGGCATAAAACACGCTGACATTTCCACGCAGATTGTGCAGCGTGATCGCCATGGCGAATTTATTTGTCTCTTAGCTTTAATTGCTTCTTCATTAGACAACATAGCTACAGAAATTCGGGAACTGCAACGACCGGAAATTGCGGAGTTATTCGAGGCTTTTGAATATGAGAAACAGGTTGGGAGCTCTGCAATGTCGCATAAACGTAACCCAGAAACTTGTGAAACGGTTTGTGGATTGGCGAAAGTTTTGAGAGGCTTAGTTTCGCCTTCACTTGAAAACGTTGTAACCTGGCATGAACGGGATTTGACACAGTCTTCAGCTGAACGCTTCGTGATCCCGGAAGCTTGCATTCTAGTTGATCACATGTTGTTCCTAATAATCAATGTTCTAGACAACCTGCGAGTTGACATAGAACGAATGAGGCGGAATTTGAAGATTACACAGGGACGGGCAATGTCTGAGGCTGTCATGACAGCGCTTGTAAAGAAGGGAATGAACCGCCAAGAAGCCCATGAACTTCTAAGAAAGCTGACAATCAAGAGCGAATTAGAAAGTCGTCACTTCAAAGAAGCCTTAGCTGAGAGCGGAAAAATACGGAAGTTCTTAACAGAAACAGAGATTAGTGACGCTCTTAACCCGCAGAAATATTTAGGCACTGCCATCGAGCAAGTAGAGCTAGTTATAAAGAAAACACAAAAAAGAAGAAAAGCAAGAGCACGAACGTGA
- the uppS gene encoding polyprenyl diphosphate synthase — MLKGILSAIGAYRIYERWLWHQVKGGKMPEHIAIILDGNRRWASEQLLKSWMGHKHGAERVSQLLDWCLDLGVRCVTLYSFSTENFAREPREVEEILRLTEEKLREILADERIHKNEVRVKVIGRAELLPKKLQELIREVEKATQAYDKQFLTIALAYGGRAEIVDAAKKIAEKVKQGELLVEKINEGTFEKFLYTAYMPRPDPDLIIRTSGEERLSGFLLWQSAYSELCFLDMFWPDFRRIDLLRAVRTYQRRKRRFGK; from the coding sequence ATGCTAAAAGGAATACTTTCGGCAATTGGTGCCTACAGAATTTACGAACGGTGGCTCTGGCACCAAGTTAAAGGCGGCAAGATGCCAGAGCACATTGCCATTATTTTAGACGGCAATAGACGTTGGGCCTCTGAGCAGCTGCTCAAATCGTGGATGGGTCACAAACACGGAGCTGAACGAGTTAGCCAGTTGCTTGATTGGTGTTTGGATCTAGGTGTAAGATGTGTGACTTTGTATTCATTTTCGACTGAGAATTTTGCACGGGAGCCACGAGAGGTTGAGGAGATTCTACGTCTTACTGAGGAAAAGTTACGGGAGATCTTGGCTGATGAACGCATTCATAAGAATGAGGTTCGAGTAAAAGTTATTGGACGAGCTGAACTCCTGCCGAAAAAGCTGCAAGAGTTAATTCGGGAAGTAGAGAAGGCCACACAAGCGTACGATAAACAGTTCTTGACCATAGCCTTGGCTTATGGAGGACGAGCTGAGATAGTGGATGCCGCCAAGAAAATCGCCGAGAAGGTTAAGCAAGGAGAGTTACTAGTGGAGAAGATCAACGAAGGCACATTTGAGAAATTCTTGTATACAGCTTACATGCCAAGGCCTGATCCGGACTTAATTATTAGGACTAGCGGAGAGGAGCGGCTAAGTGGGTTTTTGCTGTGGCAAAGTGCCTACAGCGAGCTGTGTTTTCTAGATATGTTTTGGCCGGATTTTCGGAGAATTGATTTATTGCGGGCAGTGAGAACTTATCAACGGCGTAAACGTAGATTTGGAAAGTAA
- a CDS encoding S-methyl-5'-thioinosine phosphorylase, with product MSKASVALIGGSGLEGLLREVEHVRIGTPYGLPSPISVGGIGGKAVAFLSRHGLSHTVPPHRINYRANIFALHLLGVERVFATNAVGGINRRLELGELVVPNDFLDFTKLRKGTFYECAPVTHIDMSQPYCPEIRDALIKAAKHAAESVWDEAVLACTEGPRYETPTEVKMLRSFGCDIVGMTGLPEAVLARELEMCYASLCYVSNMAVGLQKHQTISELTEIAEKKKFVIEQVLKEAIVLLPKTRSCVCAHALEDAQL from the coding sequence TTGAGCAAAGCTAGTGTAGCTCTTATTGGGGGTAGTGGTTTAGAAGGTTTACTGAGAGAAGTAGAGCATGTTCGAATCGGGACTCCTTACGGTTTGCCTTCGCCAATCTCTGTTGGAGGAATCGGAGGCAAAGCCGTAGCTTTTCTTTCTCGTCACGGCTTGAGTCACACAGTTCCCCCGCATCGTATAAATTATCGTGCCAACATTTTTGCTTTGCACCTGCTTGGAGTGGAACGAGTTTTTGCAACTAATGCTGTGGGTGGCATAAACAGACGCTTAGAGCTTGGAGAATTGGTAGTTCCTAACGATTTTTTGGACTTCACTAAGCTTAGAAAAGGAACTTTCTATGAATGTGCCCCTGTGACACATATAGATATGTCTCAGCCCTATTGTCCAGAGATTCGTGATGCTTTGATAAAAGCGGCAAAACATGCTGCAGAAAGCGTTTGGGATGAAGCAGTTTTAGCTTGCACCGAAGGTCCACGATATGAAACCCCCACCGAAGTTAAGATGCTTCGAAGTTTTGGATGTGACATAGTGGGGATGACTGGCTTGCCTGAAGCTGTTCTTGCTCGAGAATTAGAGATGTGTTATGCTTCACTCTGCTACGTTTCTAATATGGCCGTTGGCTTGCAGAAACATCAAACCATCAGCGAACTAACAGAGATTGCGGAAAAGAAAAAATTCGTCATTGAACAAGTTTTAAAAGAGGCAATTGTTCTTCTACCGAAGACGCGCAGTTGCGTTTGTGCTCATGCTTTAGAAGACGCACAACTTTGA
- a CDS encoding DUF373 family protein translates to MASKEKEERLLILCVDRDGDIGTKTEDKTPILGREKNLDAAVSLALKDPEEPDANAMFEAVRVYDQLKKQGQRHEKFQIATISGSQLLGVDADRKLVRELKQVLKAFPANSVILVTDGYSDEAVLPLVESRVPVTSVRRIIIKHSKSIEETVALFGKYLKMLTETPRYSRVALGVPGLLLIILAIMYLGGLLYYTWIAFLLVLGAVLLVKGFGIDKATMNFLRWIKEYEPPPLPVQISGFALAGGIIAAAVGIFLGINGATAYYSSLSTPPTTLDAWLSLLPRFTGEFIGQGIYLMVIGICVVLSGRAIHWYFKRDIRLLRTLVITVVIAWSSQIFKQVSEILIDPTVAWAELVFTIFIGILLAIAISLVALVINIKYGSFFKKRKKKVEEFEQS, encoded by the coding sequence ATGGCTTCAAAAGAAAAAGAAGAAAGATTACTGATTTTATGCGTTGACCGAGATGGCGACATAGGCACTAAGACAGAAGATAAAACCCCTATACTAGGCAGAGAGAAAAATCTTGATGCCGCTGTTTCACTAGCCTTAAAAGATCCCGAAGAGCCAGACGCCAACGCCATGTTTGAAGCTGTGAGAGTTTACGACCAACTTAAAAAGCAAGGCCAACGACATGAAAAATTCCAAATCGCCACAATCTCTGGCTCACAGTTGCTCGGTGTCGACGCAGACCGGAAACTGGTCAGAGAACTAAAACAAGTTTTAAAAGCTTTTCCAGCCAACAGTGTCATCCTCGTAACTGATGGATACTCAGATGAGGCGGTACTCCCCTTGGTTGAATCGAGGGTGCCTGTCACGTCGGTTCGAAGAATTATCATCAAACACAGCAAATCCATCGAAGAAACTGTAGCACTTTTCGGTAAATATCTCAAGATGCTCACAGAAACCCCCCGCTACTCACGAGTTGCCCTCGGAGTTCCAGGACTCCTGCTAATAATTTTAGCCATCATGTATCTTGGGGGCTTGCTATACTATACGTGGATAGCCTTTCTCCTAGTTTTAGGAGCTGTTCTTCTTGTCAAAGGATTCGGCATTGACAAAGCAACGATGAACTTTCTTCGGTGGATCAAAGAATACGAACCTCCTCCACTTCCAGTTCAGATTTCAGGCTTTGCCCTTGCTGGAGGAATCATAGCAGCTGCTGTCGGAATATTTCTCGGGATAAACGGAGCAACAGCATACTATTCAAGTCTTAGCACTCCACCAACAACTCTGGATGCATGGCTAAGTCTGCTGCCAAGGTTTACAGGTGAGTTTATTGGGCAAGGCATATACCTAATGGTCATTGGGATTTGTGTAGTATTATCTGGAAGAGCAATCCATTGGTATTTCAAGCGCGACATTCGACTTCTACGCACACTAGTTATTACTGTTGTGATCGCTTGGTCTTCACAAATATTTAAGCAAGTTTCAGAAATTCTTATTGATCCCACAGTGGCATGGGCAGAACTCGTTTTCACAATATTCATTGGTATATTGTTGGCTATTGCAATTTCTCTTGTAGCTCTTGTAATTAATATAAAATACGGCAGCTTTTTCAAGAAGAGGAAAAAGAAAGTTGAAGAATTTGAGCAAAGCTAG
- a CDS encoding acetate--CoA ligase family protein: protein MGKVSEILASVCKENRKSLLEPEAKTICQEYNIPVTRFEVAKKEEEAVKFAEEIGFPVVLKIVSPDIIHKSDVGGVMLDLKTGPEVERAYRTILANVNNHQPSAKIFGILVQEMAPSSTEVIIGAIKDDQFGPTVMFGLGGIFVEILKDVAFRIAPVTKQEAELMITEIKAYPVLKGYRNQPPLDINAIAEIIVNTSKLVTDHQEIKELDLNPIMVYEKGAKTVDARIILE from the coding sequence ATGGGAAAAGTTTCAGAAATCCTCGCTAGCGTATGTAAAGAAAATAGGAAAAGCCTCCTAGAGCCTGAAGCCAAGACTATTTGTCAAGAGTATAACATTCCAGTCACGCGATTTGAAGTAGCTAAGAAAGAGGAGGAGGCAGTGAAGTTTGCTGAAGAAATAGGCTTTCCTGTTGTGCTAAAAATTGTTTCACCTGATATTATTCACAAATCTGATGTAGGCGGTGTTATGCTAGACCTGAAAACTGGCCCTGAGGTGGAAAGGGCTTACAGAACAATTCTGGCAAATGTGAATAATCATCAGCCAAGCGCGAAAATATTCGGTATCCTAGTGCAAGAAATGGCTCCATCCTCAACAGAAGTCATAATAGGCGCCATTAAAGATGATCAGTTTGGTCCAACAGTAATGTTCGGCCTCGGCGGAATCTTCGTAGAAATTCTAAAAGATGTGGCTTTTCGCATTGCTCCAGTAACAAAACAAGAAGCCGAGTTAATGATCACTGAGATAAAAGCCTACCCAGTTTTGAAAGGATACAGAAATCAGCCGCCCTTAGACATTAACGCCATAGCAGAAATAATAGTCAACACTTCAAAACTTGTGACAGATCACCAAGAAATAAAGGAATTAGACCTGAACCCGATTATGGTTTATGAGAAGGGAGCAAAAACGGTTGATGCAAGAATCATACTTGAATAA